The following DNA comes from Candidatus Thermoplasmatota archaeon.
TTTATTGTCTTAATTTCAATATATGACATAATAATAGTTAGGGTGCACAAGAATATAAATCTATCGGTTATAAAATGCGTTTGTGCCACCTAACAAGCTAGGAATCAAAATTTAAGGTTTGGTCTATTTAACCTGCAGATTTTTGGTGGGATATTATTTTATCCCCAAGCTCTTCCCCAGACGACGTGACGGAACATGACCAAAACCAATCATTTGTCATATTTTATCCCCTCCACGATATATATGCTAGCTAGCTTTGGATCATCACTATCAAATATTTTCCCATCTTTTATGCCAAGGAAATACTCTTCGCTTTTTATAAAAAAATAGTTGGAAATACATTCTCTTATTTTTTCAGTATTCACATGTTTTATATTTTTTCTGATATATGAGCTTTTGTCACTATATTCCCTTTTAAAATAATGCGATCTAGGGTTTAACATCAAAATGAGAACTAATCCTTTATTTTTTAATACTCTATAAGCCTCTTTTACTGATTTCTTATAATCAATGATAAATTCAAGTGATGTAACATACAGAACGGCATCAAAGGTGTTATTGTCAAACTTCAGATGTTGAGCATCACTAAATTCTACATGAATCGATGGTGAGACGTGCTCAAGCATCTCCTTTGAATTATCTAAACCAGTTATATTCATCTCAGGATGTAGTTGATTTAATCTGGTTTCTAATGAAGCAGGTCCACATCCTATACTTAATACGTTTTTACAGTTTTTCAATTTTGATTCAACGAACTTTAACTCTCCTTTTAATACTTCTTTACCGAATTCGCTGTTATAAAATTTTAAAT
Coding sequences within:
- a CDS encoding class I SAM-dependent methyltransferase gives rise to the protein MLNENEVEKYLKFYNSEFGKEVLKGELKFVESKLKNCKNVLSIGCGPASLETRLNQLHPEMNITGLDNSKEMLEHVSPSIHVEFSDAQHLKFDNNTFDAVLYVTSLEFIIDYKKSVKEAYRVLKNKGLVLILMLNPRSHYFKREYSDKSSYIRKNIKHVNTEKIRECISNYFFIKSEEYFLGIKDGKIFDSDDPKLASIYIVEGIKYDK